In Fluviispira sanaruensis, a genomic segment contains:
- a CDS encoding conjugal transfer protein TraF, protein MRKKYLKTFLYFILPSIYTAISIAESLPSDWNSLRSEGMGGAFTATANDETAIYSNPAGLSATRNPASKKKISDFKFPDFEIGANNLMLGYLNPNPVNLGTNMIKSAASSRGNQSYLLLQSFPEIIFGGKFAPTFLIGVPIRSENKIAFLDSANPNNAYAVSTTTATFALGIANVSKRGGFRYGISIRPNYRIDYFNKTMDTSKISTTQDLTNEVTKNGTETLSVGVDAGIMITAADYWFPTLGLSVRNIPTGCIKTYVNPITQNTENVCGALRQGGSDSSPNSSKIDPTEVRVGVSLTPRGRISKSKVNLKLAVDVYPIPVEIDGNSYGGKDVDTTRLIHAGAELYFGNVLIQQGFSLRGGYMEGGATWGVSVDAGIFSIDYSSYVINDTLPVTGSTTTTAFVERRHLLGLSCHW, encoded by the coding sequence TTGAGAAAAAAATACTTAAAAACTTTTTTATATTTCATCCTTCCAAGCATATACACAGCTATTTCAATAGCAGAAAGCTTGCCATCCGATTGGAACAGCTTAAGAAGCGAAGGAATGGGAGGAGCTTTTACGGCAACGGCTAATGACGAAACAGCAATCTATTCCAATCCAGCAGGATTAAGCGCAACACGCAATCCGGCCTCCAAGAAAAAGATCAGTGATTTTAAATTTCCAGATTTTGAAATCGGAGCAAATAATTTAATGCTCGGCTATTTAAACCCAAATCCCGTAAATCTGGGAACAAATATGATTAAATCAGCGGCAAGCTCTAGGGGAAATCAATCCTATCTTTTGCTACAAAGCTTTCCTGAAATTATTTTTGGTGGGAAATTTGCCCCTACCTTTTTAATTGGTGTACCTATCCGCAGCGAAAATAAAATTGCATTTCTCGACAGCGCAAATCCGAACAATGCCTATGCCGTTTCAACAACCACTGCTACTTTTGCCCTTGGTATAGCTAATGTTTCTAAAAGAGGGGGCTTTCGCTATGGAATCTCGATCCGCCCCAATTATCGTATTGATTACTTCAATAAAACCATGGACACTTCAAAAATATCAACAACACAAGATCTGACAAACGAAGTCACTAAAAACGGCACAGAGACTTTATCGGTTGGCGTTGATGCCGGTATCATGATCACTGCGGCTGACTATTGGTTTCCCACTTTGGGTCTATCAGTCAGAAATATTCCTACGGGCTGTATTAAAACTTATGTCAATCCAATCACACAAAACACTGAAAATGTCTGTGGAGCTCTTCGCCAAGGAGGGTCAGATTCTTCCCCAAATTCCTCAAAAATTGATCCAACTGAAGTTCGTGTCGGAGTTTCACTCACCCCCCGTGGAAGAATTTCTAAATCAAAAGTAAATTTAAAACTCGCGGTAGATGTTTATCCCATTCCCGTGGAAATTGATGGAAATAGTTATGGGGGGAAAGATGTTGATACAACAAGATTAATTCATGCTGGCGCCGAACTTTATTTTGGAAATGTTCTTATTCAGCAAGGCTTTTCTCTTCGCGGGGGCTATATGGAGGGAGGAGCGACTTGGGGAGTTTCAGTCGATGCAGGAATTTTCTCGATAGACTATTCATCTTATGTTATCAACGACACACTTCCAGTAACAGGTTCTACAACTACAACTGCATTTGTAGAACGCAGACACTTGCTAGGACTCTCTTGTCACTGGTAA
- a CDS encoding phospho-sugar mutase: protein MVQTHIQDLDTPLFSQLNDCKSRIQAWLTDDVISQIDKNEVIQLIASQNIKELREKFYRDLEFGTGGMRGVMGTGTNRVNCYVIRKAIQGLANYILKNCANELRRGVAIAYDSRNNSHYFAKETACVLAANNIPVFIYPTLETTPALSYAIRSLKCLSGVCVTASHNPPEYNGIKIYWEDGSQIIQPQDTGILKEVYTISSFSEVKYIPYTEAENKKLINYIKDEILNNYFAEIKKLCLAPNVTKNLKIIYTPLHGTGKIPVLRALNSWGFKNVFVIPEQAEPNGNFPTVKKPNPEEKEALSLALQYGAERKADCIFATDPDSDRLAVAIYDPKMAKGLLSHQACGDFVLLNGNQLGALLIDSILKLMKSSGKLENTHKIVKTIVTSDLLERICSSYDIEIFNTLTGFKWIAGLVRNWELAGKNYKYLFGTEESFGFMPANNVRDKDAVAAICQASEIISLFKDEGKTACAALFELFKKHGAWQEELINIDLIGEEGAQRIARMMTAMRRHPKSSFAGISVDQVIDFTEKKTQEQYSIPHSNVLQFLLVDGSKISMRPSGTEPKLKFYISVCTQNPDIEAAYKVTLEKIEQISNDIHSFITQIN from the coding sequence ATGGTACAAACTCATATACAAGATTTAGATACTCCACTCTTTTCTCAATTAAATGATTGTAAATCAAGAATTCAAGCTTGGTTAACCGATGATGTTATTTCTCAAATCGACAAAAATGAAGTGATCCAACTGATTGCGAGTCAGAATATCAAAGAGCTGCGCGAGAAATTTTATCGTGACCTCGAATTTGGCACCGGTGGAATGCGTGGTGTTATGGGGACGGGCACAAATCGAGTCAATTGTTACGTAATAAGAAAAGCAATCCAAGGATTAGCTAATTATATTCTAAAAAACTGTGCAAACGAATTGCGCAGAGGCGTTGCTATTGCATATGATTCAAGAAACAATTCACATTATTTCGCTAAAGAAACTGCTTGTGTTTTAGCTGCTAATAATATTCCTGTGTTTATTTATCCAACACTCGAAACAACTCCTGCGCTTTCTTATGCAATTCGAAGTCTCAAATGTTTGAGTGGAGTGTGTGTAACAGCAAGTCACAATCCTCCTGAATACAATGGAATTAAAATATATTGGGAAGATGGTTCTCAGATTATTCAACCACAAGATACTGGTATACTTAAAGAAGTATATACAATTTCTTCTTTTTCAGAAGTGAAATATATTCCATATACCGAAGCAGAAAATAAAAAATTAATAAATTATATCAAAGATGAAATACTGAATAATTATTTTGCAGAAATAAAAAAGCTCTGCTTAGCACCAAATGTAACAAAGAATTTAAAAATCATTTACACACCTCTACATGGAACCGGAAAAATTCCCGTTTTAAGAGCTCTCAACTCTTGGGGATTTAAAAATGTTTTTGTTATTCCTGAACAAGCCGAACCAAATGGCAATTTTCCTACTGTAAAAAAACCCAATCCCGAAGAAAAAGAAGCTCTCTCACTTGCATTGCAATATGGTGCAGAAAGAAAAGCGGATTGCATTTTTGCTACAGATCCCGATTCCGATAGGTTGGCCGTAGCTATTTATGATCCAAAAATGGCTAAAGGCCTACTTTCCCATCAAGCGTGTGGAGACTTTGTTTTATTAAATGGCAATCAATTAGGTGCGCTCCTCATAGACTCAATTCTAAAACTTATGAAAAGCTCTGGAAAATTAGAGAACACCCATAAAATAGTAAAAACGATTGTGACTTCAGATCTGCTTGAACGGATTTGCTCAAGTTACGATATTGAAATATTCAATACTTTAACAGGATTTAAATGGATTGCTGGGCTAGTACGCAACTGGGAATTAGCGGGTAAAAACTATAAGTACCTTTTTGGAACCGAAGAAAGTTTTGGTTTTATGCCAGCGAACAATGTCCGCGATAAAGATGCTGTGGCCGCTATTTGTCAAGCATCTGAAATTATTTCACTATTTAAGGACGAAGGCAAAACGGCCTGCGCAGCCCTGTTTGAACTTTTCAAAAAACATGGTGCCTGGCAAGAAGAACTTATAAATATTGATCTGATTGGAGAAGAAGGCGCTCAAAGAATTGCCCGCATGATGACAGCTATGCGCAGACATCCAAAAAGCAGTTTCGCTGGCATCAGCGTAGATCAAGTAATTGATTTTACAGAAAAAAAGACTCAAGAGCAGTATTCCATCCCCCACTCAAATGTTCTCCAATTTTTACTGGTTGATGGCAGCAAGATATCCATGCGTCCAAGTGGCACAGAGCCTAAACTCAAGTTTTATATCTCGGTCTGTACACAAAACCCAGACATAGAAGCTGCTTACAAAGTTACACTCGAGAAAATTGAACAAATAAGCAATGATATTCATAGCTTCATTACGCAAATAAATTAA
- a CDS encoding DUF1844 domain-containing protein translates to MQEHSTFNLLILSLGNAALVAMGLYPNPGTNIIKKDIETAHLNIEILETLQKKTKGNLTAAEDEMLSSLLYDLRLKYVEARK, encoded by the coding sequence ATGCAAGAACATTCTACATTCAATTTATTGATTCTCTCTTTGGGCAATGCAGCTTTGGTCGCTATGGGACTTTATCCAAACCCAGGCACCAATATAATAAAAAAAGATATTGAAACCGCACACTTGAATATTGAAATCCTAGAAACGCTGCAAAAGAAAACGAAGGGCAACCTCACAGCTGCGGAAGATGAAATGCTTTCAAGTTTACTTTATGACCTTCGACTTAAGTATGTTGAAGCACGTAAGTAA